A region from the Bacteroidota bacterium genome encodes:
- a CDS encoding tyrosine-type recombinase/integrase, with protein sequence SVGTAFRRACVEVSVKDLHFHDLRHEGTSRLFEAGFAIEQVSLVTGHKDWKMLRRYTHIRPEALHRLAASRGPSPLGDLAAE encoded by the coding sequence GGTCGGTCGGAACCGCCTTCCGGCGCGCCTGCGTGGAGGTCAGCGTGAAGGACCTTCATTTCCACGATCTGCGCCATGAAGGTACAAGCCGCTTGTTCGAGGCCGGCTTCGCGATCGAACAGGTCTCGTTGGTCACCGGCCACAAGGACTGGAAGATGCTGCGCCGCTACACCCATATCCGCCCGGAGGCGCTGCACCGGCTGGCCGCGTCGCGCGGCCCCTCCCCACTCGGGGATCTAGCAGCGGAGTGA